The following proteins come from a genomic window of Novosphingobium aromaticivorans DSM 12444:
- a CDS encoding acetyl-CoA C-acetyltransferase, with product MTQLRHAAIVAPIRTAVGKFGGSLSPLTAGQLGATILTALMDRTRIDPARVDDVIFAQGYGNGEAPCISHWSWLLAGLPEEVPGYQLDRRCGSGLQSIVNAAMMVQTGVSDVVVAGGVESMSNVEHYTTDVRKGVRAGSLTLHDRLTRGRVMSQPIERYGVISGMIETAENLAKDFAITREACDAYAVRSHQRAAAAWANGLFDDELVPVSIPQKKGDPVLFAHDEGYRADASMETLGKLRPLEGGVVTAGNASQQNDAAAACLVVAEDKLAELGLEPIAWFHSWAAAGCDPSRMGYGPVPATERLFARNGLTWNDIDLIELNEAFAPQVLACLKGWGWSDDDSRHEMLNVNGSGISLGHPIGATGGRILANLTRELKRRGGRYGLETMCIGGGQGIAAVFEAA from the coding sequence CCTCACGGCGCTGATGGACCGCACAAGGATCGACCCCGCGCGCGTCGATGACGTGATCTTCGCGCAGGGTTACGGCAACGGCGAGGCGCCGTGCATCTCGCACTGGTCGTGGCTGCTCGCGGGCCTGCCCGAGGAAGTTCCCGGCTACCAGCTCGATCGCCGCTGCGGCTCGGGCCTCCAGTCGATCGTCAATGCGGCGATGATGGTGCAGACCGGGGTTTCCGACGTCGTCGTGGCGGGCGGCGTGGAATCGATGTCCAACGTCGAGCACTATACCACTGACGTCCGCAAGGGCGTGCGCGCGGGCTCGCTGACCCTTCACGACCGCCTTACCCGTGGCCGCGTGATGAGCCAGCCGATCGAGCGCTATGGCGTGATCAGCGGCATGATCGAGACGGCGGAAAACCTCGCCAAGGACTTTGCCATCACCCGCGAAGCCTGCGACGCCTATGCCGTGCGCAGCCACCAGCGCGCGGCTGCTGCATGGGCCAACGGCCTGTTCGACGACGAACTCGTTCCGGTCTCCATCCCCCAGAAAAAGGGCGACCCCGTTCTCTTCGCCCACGACGAGGGTTACCGTGCCGACGCCAGCATGGAAACGCTTGGCAAGCTGCGCCCCCTCGAAGGCGGCGTCGTGACGGCAGGCAACGCCAGCCAGCAGAACGACGCGGCCGCCGCCTGCCTCGTCGTCGCGGAAGACAAGCTCGCCGAACTCGGCCTCGAACCCATCGCGTGGTTCCATTCCTGGGCGGCAGCGGGCTGCGATCCGAGCCGCATGGGCTATGGCCCTGTCCCCGCTACCGAGCGCCTGTTCGCCCGCAACGGCCTGACGTGGAACGACATCGACCTCATCGAACTGAACGAGGCCTTCGCCCCTCAGGTTCTCGCCTGCCTCAAGGGCTGGGGCTGGTCGGACGACGACAGCCGCCACGAGATGCTGAACGTCAATGGCTCGGGCATCAGCCTCGGCCATCCCATCGGCGCCACCGGCGGGCGCATCCTCGCCAACCTTACGCGCGAATTGAAGCGGCGCGGCGGGCGCTATGGCCTTGAAACCATGTGCATTGGTGGCGGTCAGGGAATCGCGGCGGTGTTCGAGGCGGCCTGA